In the genome of Pristiophorus japonicus isolate sPriJap1 unplaced genomic scaffold, sPriJap1.hap1 HAP1_SCAFFOLD_688, whole genome shotgun sequence, the window TCGCTCCTTGCCCCCCCTCGCTCCTTGCCCCCCCCTCGCTCCTTGCCCCCCCCTCGCTCCTTGCCCCCCCTAGCTAATTGCCCCCCCCTCGCTAATTGCCCCCCCTCGCTCCTTGCCCCCCCCTCGCTCCTTGCCCCCCCCTCGCTCCttgccccccccctcgctccttgccccccccctcgctccttgccccccccctcgctcctgccccctcccctcgctcctgccccctcccctcgctcctgccccctcccctcgctcctgccccctcccctcgctcctgccccctcccctcgctcctgccccctcccctcgctcctgccccctcccctcgctcctgccccctcccctcgctcctgccccctcccctcgctcctgccccctcccctcgctcctgccccctcccctcgctcctgccccctcccctcgctcctgccccctgccctcgctcctgccccctcccctcgctcctgcccccccctcgctcctgccccccccctcgctcctgccccccccccccgctcctgcaCCCCCCCCGCTCCtgcaccccccctctcttcccgtgttccccctcaccctccctccccgtgttccctctctccccgtgttccccctccccctctctccccgtgttcccctccccctctctccccgtgttccccctccacccctctccccgtgttcccctccccctctctccccgtgttccccctccccctctcccccgtgttccccctgcccctctctccccgtgttccccctgcccctctctccccgtgttccccctgcccctctctccccgtgttccccctgcccctctctccccgtgttccccctgcccctctctccccgtgttccccctgcccctctctcccccgtgttccccctgcccctctctccccgtgttccccctgcccctctctccccgtgttccccctgcccctctctccccgtgttccccctgcccctctctccccgtgttccccctgcccctctctccccgtgttccccctgcccctctctccccgtgttccccctgcccctctctccgcgtgttccccctgcccctctctccgcgtgttcccctgcccctctctccgccgtgttccccctgcccctctctccccgtgttccccctgcccctctctccccgtgttccccctgcccctctctccccgtgttccccctgcccctctctccccgtgttccccctgcccctctctccccgtgttccccctgcccctctctccccgtgttccccctgcccctctctccccgtgttccccctgcccctctctccccgtgttccccctgccctctcttccccgtgttccccctgcccctctctccccgtgttccccctgcccctctctccccgtgttccccctgcccctctctccccgtgttccccctgcccctctctccccgtgttccccctgcccctctctccccgtgttccccctgcccctctctccccgtgttccccctgcccctctctccccgtgttccccctgcccctctctccccgtgttccccctgcccctctctccccgtgttccccctgcccctctctccccgtgttccccctgcccctctctccccgtgttccccctgcccctctctccccgtgttccccctgcccctctctccccgtgttccccctgcccctctctccccgtgttccccctgcccctctctccccgtgttccccctgcccctctctccccgtgttccccctgcccctctctccccgtgttccccctgcccctctctccccgtgttccccctgcccctctctccccgtgttccccctgcccctctctccccgtgttccccctgcccctctctccccgtgttccccctgcccctctctccccgtgttcccctgcccctctctcccgtgttccccctgcccctctctcccgtgttccccctgcccctctctccccgtgttcccctgcccctctctccccgtgttccccctgcccctctctccccgtgttccccctgcccctctctccccgtgttccccctccccctctctccccgtgttcccccttcccctctctccccgtgttcccccttcccctctctccccgtgttccccctgcccctctctccccgtgttcccccttcccctctctccccgtgttcccccttcccctctctgcccgtgttccccctgcccctctctccccgtgttccccctgcccctctctccccgtgttccccctgcccctctctccccgtgttcccctgcccctctctcccgtgttccccctgcccctctctcccctgttccccctgcccctctctcccctgttccccctgcccctctctccccgtgttccccctgcccctctctccccgtgttcccctgcccctctctccccgtgttccccctgcccctctctccccgtgttccccctgcccctctctccccgtgttccccctgcccctctctccccgtgttccccctgcccctctctccccgtgttccccctgcccctctctccccgtgttccccctgcccctctctccccgtgttccccctgcccctctctccccgtgttccccctgccctctctccccgtgttccccctgcccctctctccccgtgttccccctgcccctctctcccgtgttccccctac includes:
- the LOC139256183 gene encoding complement C1q and tumor necrosis factor-related protein 9B-like, whose amino-acid sequence is NTGREGQGEHGERGAGGTREGQGEHGERGAGGTRGTRGERGRGNTGERGAGGTRGE